The Breoghania sp. genome has a segment encoding these proteins:
- a CDS encoding ABC transporter substrate-binding protein — protein sequence MTPIQRGLAAARGGFARSLAPTGKARSARPLKRAMILLASMCGLFAALCGTQTTHAAQGLSLEMVYLTRAEKPRLSLAFVDPEVEDPGVWGARLALKDNQTTGRFLGHTYSLREVVVPADGDIAAAFEQEVASGHRYFIADLAHDDLLAIARAEGADGTLIFNGRAGETDLRTDTCFNHVFHTALSLAQRSDALMQFLVWKRWANVFLLSGTGPGDAAFAEAIRQSARKFGAEIVADEAYAYSPIARRTDSGHIQVQRQMPVATQGAGDDYDVLIVADENDLFGEYLPFNTHAPRPVAGTQGLAPLSWHRVQEQWGSTQFQNRFVAEAGRWMEERDYGAWLAVRAIGEAVTRTNTTDTGAVRAYLRSGDFALGGFKGVGLSFRTWNQQMRQPVILTNKRVLVSVSPQPGFLHQRTKLDSLGYDQPETSCNLQ from the coding sequence TTGACACCGATCCAACGTGGCCTGGCGGCTGCGCGAGGAGGATTTGCGCGCAGCCTTGCCCCCACCGGGAAGGCGCGTTCCGCGCGGCCTTTGAAACGCGCGATGATCCTGCTTGCCAGCATGTGCGGTCTGTTCGCTGCACTTTGCGGCACACAAACCACCCACGCGGCGCAGGGCCTCTCATTGGAGATGGTCTATCTCACCAGGGCGGAGAAGCCGCGGCTGTCGCTTGCCTTCGTGGACCCGGAGGTTGAAGACCCCGGCGTGTGGGGCGCAAGGCTCGCACTGAAGGACAACCAGACCACCGGTCGCTTCCTCGGCCACACCTATTCCCTGCGCGAGGTGGTCGTGCCTGCCGACGGGGACATTGCGGCGGCCTTCGAACAGGAGGTTGCAAGCGGGCACCGCTATTTCATCGCGGATCTGGCCCATGACGATCTTCTGGCCATCGCGCGGGCCGAAGGCGCGGATGGCACGCTCATATTCAACGGGCGGGCGGGCGAGACGGATCTGCGCACCGACACCTGTTTCAACCATGTCTTCCACACCGCCCTGTCGCTTGCTCAGCGCAGCGATGCGCTGATGCAGTTTCTGGTCTGGAAGCGCTGGGCGAACGTCTTTCTCCTGTCCGGCACGGGGCCGGGGGACGCGGCCTTTGCCGAAGCGATCCGCCAATCGGCGCGGAAATTCGGCGCGGAAATTGTAGCGGATGAAGCTTACGCCTATTCGCCCATCGCGCGGCGGACCGATTCCGGCCACATCCAGGTGCAGCGCCAGATGCCGGTCGCGACGCAAGGGGCGGGCGATGATTACGATGTGCTGATCGTTGCGGACGAAAACGACCTTTTCGGCGAATACCTGCCCTTCAATACCCATGCGCCGCGCCCGGTTGCGGGCACACAAGGGCTTGCGCCGCTCTCCTGGCACAGGGTTCAGGAGCAATGGGGCTCCACCCAGTTCCAGAACCGCTTTGTGGCGGAGGCCGGGCGCTGGATGGAGGAACGCGATTACGGCGCATGGCTTGCGGTGCGCGCCATCGGCGAGGCGGTGACCCGCACCAACACCACCGACACGGGCGCGGTGCGCGCCTATTTGCGATCCGGAGACTTCGCGCTTGGCGGCTTCAAGGGCGTGGGGCTTTCCTTCCGCACATGGAACCAGCAGATGCGCCAGCCGGTGATCCTCACCAACAAGCGCGTTCTGGTGTCGGTCTCGCCGCAACCGGGCTTTCTGCACCAGCGCACCAAGCTCGACAGCCTCGGCTACGACCAGCCGGAAACGTCCTGCAACCTGCAATAA
- a CDS encoding YVTN family beta-propeller repeat protein has product MPAAAALASALAFTPVAQGQTVFVSNEKGNSITVIDAATREVTNTIPVGERPRGIALSTDNRLLYICASDSDHIEVLDTESLEMIGTLPSGPDPELMTIAPDGKRLYVANEDDNLVTVIDLETGDVLNEVQVGVEPEGMGVSPDGKIIVNTSETTNMAHFIDAESFEIVANVLVDQRPRYAQFTADGEEVWVSSEIGGTVSVIDAATREIKHKISFSVPGLQKEALQPVGIAIASDRSRAFVALGPANRVAVINAETYEVEDYLLVGQRVWQLAFTPDESQLYATNGVSNDVSVIDVAALKTLVSIPVGSFPWGVAIKP; this is encoded by the coding sequence ATGCCTGCCGCCGCAGCGCTTGCCAGTGCGCTTGCCTTCACGCCTGTGGCGCAAGGCCAGACCGTGTTTGTCTCCAACGAGAAAGGCAACTCGATCACGGTTATCGACGCTGCCACGCGTGAAGTGACAAACACCATCCCCGTGGGCGAACGCCCGCGCGGCATCGCCCTCAGCACGGATAACCGGCTTCTCTATATCTGCGCCAGCGATTCCGATCATATCGAGGTGCTCGATACGGAAAGTCTGGAGATGATCGGCACGCTTCCCTCCGGGCCCGATCCGGAGCTCATGACCATCGCGCCCGACGGTAAGCGGCTATACGTGGCCAATGAGGACGACAATCTCGTCACCGTGATCGATCTGGAAACAGGCGATGTACTGAACGAGGTGCAGGTCGGTGTGGAGCCGGAAGGCATGGGCGTCAGCCCGGACGGCAAGATCATCGTCAACACCTCCGAGACCACCAACATGGCGCATTTCATCGATGCGGAGAGCTTCGAGATCGTCGCAAACGTGCTGGTCGACCAGCGTCCGCGCTATGCGCAATTCACCGCCGACGGCGAGGAAGTGTGGGTGAGTTCGGAAATCGGCGGCACGGTGTCCGTGATCGACGCGGCGACCCGCGAAATCAAGCACAAGATCTCCTTTTCCGTGCCCGGCCTTCAAAAGGAAGCCCTTCAGCCGGTCGGCATCGCCATAGCCAGCGACCGTTCCAGGGCTTTCGTCGCTCTTGGACCGGCAAACCGGGTCGCCGTGATCAACGCGGAAACCTATGAGGTGGAGGATTACCTGCTCGTCGGACAGCGCGTCTGGCAGCTCGCCTTCACCCCCGACGAGAGCCAGCTCTATGCAACGAACGGCGTTTCCAACGACGTGTCGGTGATCGATGTCGCCGCTCTGAAAACGCTCGTCTCCATTCCCGTGGGAAGCTTCCCGTGGGGCGTCGCGATCAAGCCCTGA
- a CDS encoding copper-binding protein, with protein MMRKTAKRFQAALFGLAAASLLAVPSAQADGYLATQPEELEDLVLGTDMIGFNVSPKEYNLRTGQSYSLKIKASGYQEYALVAPEFFDYIWLRKVEAGDMEIKANSIYELEFEDESEAEIFFVPIRPGTYQMYARGLLEKGTVVTIHVK; from the coding sequence ATGATGCGCAAGACCGCAAAGAGATTTCAGGCAGCCCTTTTCGGCCTCGCGGCGGCGAGCCTTCTGGCCGTGCCCAGCGCACAGGCGGATGGCTATCTCGCCACACAACCGGAGGAACTTGAGGATCTGGTCCTCGGCACCGACATGATCGGTTTCAACGTCTCGCCGAAGGAATACAATCTGCGCACCGGCCAGTCCTATTCGCTCAAGATCAAGGCGTCGGGCTATCAGGAATATGCGCTCGTTGCTCCGGAATTCTTCGACTACATCTGGCTGCGCAAGGTCGAGGCCGGCGACATGGAGATCAAGGCCAACTCGATCTACGAACTGGAATTCGAAGACGAGAGCGAAGCGGAGATCTTCTTCGTTCCCATCCGGCCGGGCACCTATCAGATGTATGCGCGCGGACTGCTGGAAAAAGGCACCGTCGTCACCATCCATGTGAAGTGA